A window of the Hordeum vulgare subsp. vulgare chromosome 5H, MorexV3_pseudomolecules_assembly, whole genome shotgun sequence genome harbors these coding sequences:
- the LOC123452669 gene encoding BTB/POZ and MATH domain-containing protein 2-like: MMQVDGYSRAKELFKTGESVTSAPFNFGGHDWAVEYYPNGESEDCVDFISIFLLLESADGEDVKANFTLNVLDKNGEPVPSYSRTNVVHTSSREESEWGYNEFIEKADLEGSGHLRDDCLTIRCDVTVIKEINSEEETRVPPGDLHRHLGDLLKSKDAADLTFKVGCQTLSAHRCVLAARSSVFKAELLGAMKESSAASPIEIHDMEANVFNSLLHYIYTDSVPVLEMGSNKDETDVVMADHLLVAADRYNISRLKQICEEKLCNHIDSNMVATSLALAEQHGFHRLKEACLQFLASPSNLEAMMESEGYEHLKSSCPSVPKELIARIIPVEFKSAKDIIMTMWK, from the exons ATGATGCAGGTAGACGGATACTCAAGAGCCAAGGAGCTATTCAAGACTGGCGAGAGCGTGACTTCTGCCCCTTTCAATTTTGGAGGCCATGACTGGGCCGTGGAATATTACCCAAACGGCGAATCTGAGGATTGTGTCGATTTCATATCTATTTTTCTACTTCTCGAATCTGCCGATGGCGAAGATGTCAAGGCGAACTTCACGCTCAACGTACTTGACAAAAATGGAGAACCAGTGCCATCATACAGCCGTACCAACGTTGTACATACCTCCTCAAGGGAAGAATCAGAGTGGGGCTATAATGAATTCATTGAGAAGGCTGATCTAGAGGGATCAGGACATCTGAGAGATGACTGTCTTACCATCAGGTGCGATGTCACTGTCATAAAGGAGATCAACAGTGAAGAAGAAACAAGGgttcctccaggcgacttgcaccgGCATCTTGGTGACCTCCTAAAGAGCAAGGATGCAGCAGACCTCACCTTTAAAGTCGGCTGTCAGACACTCTCAGCTCACAGGTGTGTCCTCGCTGCTCGGTCGTCCGTCTTCAAGGCGGAGCTCCTTGGCGCCATGAAGGAGAGTTCTGCAGCTAGTCCTATTGAAATTCATGACATGGAAGCTAATGTGTTCAATTCCTTGCTCCACTACATATACACTGACTCGGTTCCTGTGCTTGAGATGGGTAGCAACAAAGACGAAACTGATGTGGTTATGGCTGACCATCTACTAGTAGCAGCTGACAGGTACAACATCAGCAGGCTGAAGCAGATATGTGAGGAGAAATTGTGCAATCACATTGATTCCAACATGGTGGCAACCAGCCTGGCTTTAGCCGAGCAGCATGGTTTCCATCGTCTCAAAGAAGCTTGTTTGCAGTTCCTTGCTTCTCCGTCTAATTTGGAAGCAATGATGGAAAGTGAAGGTTACGAGCATCTGAAATCCAGCTGCCCATCAGTTCCCAAGGAGCTGATAGCTAGAATCATCCCGGTTGAATTTAA ATCAGCAAAGGATATTATCATGACAATGTGGAAGTAA
- the LOC123452674 gene encoding BTB/POZ and MATH domain-containing protein 2-like, which produces MAEQCKMSAAMHSISLSEERSYVLKVDGYSRAKALLKNGERVTSTPFVVGGHDWAVRYYPNGSYEDCEYFISLHLVLESANAEDVKAKFKFSVLDENGEPVPSYSYTHPMVTFSSKGESYGNFMKKAHLEASAHIRDDCLTIRCDVTVIHHEETRVPPSDLHQHLGDLLMNKDSADLTFQVSGEKFSAHRCVLAARSLVFEAELLGAMKESSSASPIEISDMEADVFNSLLHFIYTDSLPRVLDVVTDGHILVAADRYNIGRLKLICEEKLCNHIDSSMVATSLVLSEQHGFHRLKEACLQFLASPSNLEAMVASDGYEHLKSSCPPVLKEVISRILPAELKVANDIIMEMWK; this is translated from the coding sequence ATGGCAGAGCAATGCAAGATGTCTGCTGCCATGCATTCTATCTCTCTGTCCGAGGAAAGGTCGTACGTGCTCAAGGTAGATGGATACTCCAGAGCCAAGGCGCTACTCAAGAACGGCGAGCGCGTGACTTCCACCCCTTTCGTTGTTGGAGGCCACGACTGGGCCGTGAGGTACTACCCAAACGGTAGCTACGAGGATTGTGAATATTTCATCTCTCTTCATCTCGTGCTTGAATCTGCCAATGCTGAAGATGTGAAGGCGAAGTTCAAGTTCAGTGTacttgacgagaatggagagCCGGTGCCTTCATACAGCTATACGCACCCTATGGTTACCTTCTCAAGCAAAGGTGAAAGCTATGGTAACTTCATGAAGAAGGCTCATCTGGAGGCATCGGCGCATATAAGAGATGACTGTCTCACCATCAGGTGCGATGTCACCGTCATCCACCACGAAGAAACAAGGGTTCCTCCAAGCGACCTGCACCAGCATCTCGGCGACCTGCTCATGAACAAGGATTCAGCAGACCTCACCTTTCAGGTCAGCGGGGAGAAATTCTCCGCTCACAGGTGTGTCCTTGCTGCTCGGTCATTGGTCTTCGAAGCTGAGCTCCTCGGGGCCATGAAGGAGAGTTCTTCTGCTAGTCCTATTGAAATCTCTGACATGGAAGCTGATGTGTTCAATTCCTTGCTTCATTTCATATACACGGACTCACTTCCTAGGGTGCTTGATGTGGTGACCGATGGTCATATACTAGTTGCGGCTGACAGGTACAACATTGGCAGGCTCAAGCTGATATGCGAGGAGAAATTGTGCAATCATATcgattccagcatggtggcaaccaGTTTGGTTTTATCCGAGCAACATGGTTTCCATCGTCTCAAAGAAGCTTGTTTGCAGTTCCTTGCTTCTCCGTCCAATTTGGAGGCGATGGTAGCAAGCGATGGGTATGAGCATTTGAAATCCAGCTGCCCGCCTGTCCTCAAGGAAGTGATATCTAGAATCCTGCCGGCTGAACTGAAAGTGGCAAATGATATTATCATGGAAATGTGGAAGTAA